The region GGTGGTGCAAGTGAGCAAGTTATTAACAATATTAAGAAAAATTTAAGAGAAAATTAGTACTGTTAAGAAAATTAAAAAACATATATTTGTGATATACCATAAGCAAAGATTATAAATTCTATATCAAAATATTAATTAATGAAAAATTTAGCTTTAACGTTAGTGACGTTGTTTACAGTATGTTTGAGCGCAAATGGAGTAGCACAAACTGCTAAAAAAAGTCCAATTGTTACAACAACATCACAAAAAGCAAAAGAAGCTGCAGAACTTGCTAACATTAACAAAAAAATGAACGCAATTGATGACGAGTTAGATAATAAGTCATCTAAAAAAGCAGAAAAGCAAAAATATTGTTATTTAACAGAGCAACTACTAAATGTTGCCAATGATTACAGAGGAATTAGATATCAATGGGGTGGAATGTCACGATCAGGTATGGATTGCTCAGGATTTGTAAAAAATGCTTTTAACCAATTTCACATAGATTTACCTAGAACTTCAAAAGAAATGGCTTCACGTGGCGAACGCGTTTCTGTTGCAGATGCTAAACCAGGCGATTTAATTTTCTTTAAAAACGGTGGTTCAAGAGTTATTAATCATGTAGGTATAGTGATTGAAGTAAACGGCGACGATGTAAA is a window of Myroides sp. JBRI-B21084 DNA encoding:
- a CDS encoding C40 family peptidase; the encoded protein is MKNLALTLVTLFTVCLSANGVAQTAKKSPIVTTTSQKAKEAAELANINKKMNAIDDELDNKSSKKAEKQKYCYLTEQLLNVANDYRGIRYQWGGMSRSGMDCSGFVKNAFNQFHIDLPRTSKEMASRGERVSVADAKPGDLIFFKNGGSRVINHVGIVIEVNGDDVKFIHSATSKGVSVNSTKEAYYSKGFVQINRVYDRQVL